One window from the genome of Echinicola vietnamensis DSM 17526 encodes:
- a CDS encoding xanthine dehydrogenase family protein molybdopterin-binding subunit → MTLIEKKLNRRSFLKVSALAGGGMMLSFSWLAGCKPTNEEILTMPDEWFEINSYIKIGENGAVTLFNPNPEFGQNVKTSLPMILAEELDIDWKKVFVEQADFYPDRFDRQFTGGSNSVRSSWKPLRTAGATARQLIINAASQTWNVPVEEITTSMGTVEHKSSGKKAGYGEMASLAGTLDAPDPETVNLKEIPDFKIIGKSKKNVDGNKIVTGKPLFALDHKVEGMKYASIVHPPAFGMKLKSFDKNSVTSLPGIQDAFELKIFKDDYGRNFFDTTTFPVIIAIVGNSTWEVLQAKKSLKVEWEKASDSTFPMAGRGGQNREIKVLGGLENSSTHKEKMAEYISKPGNIHRKDGDPETAFKQASRIIERTYSAPFLAHNTMEPMNAFADVKDDQAIIYAPTQAPELIRQTLSSSLGLPVENIQINLARMGGGFGRRAYSHHLTEAALISQKIKAPVKMVYTREDDMTAGVYRPTYSATYRAALDANNNLLGLHVKAGGIPESPLHANRFPAGAIDNYLAESWQIDSNITIGAFRAPRSNFIAGAEQSFLDELAEEMGKDPIEFRLELLKRAETNPVGERNDYDPKRYAGVLELVREKSNWSNVPSGIARGVSAYFCHNSYVAEVVDISIKNKQPVVESVFAAVDCGIVINPDAAANMGEGAIVDGIGNAFFGEMTFEDGVPTKSNFDKYRMIRHNEAPKKIEVHFVENNEAPTGLGEPLFPPIFAALGNSLYKATGKRLYEQPFQPQILQIENLNM, encoded by the coding sequence ATGACATTAATCGAAAAAAAATTAAATAGAAGATCCTTCCTGAAAGTATCTGCCCTGGCTGGAGGTGGGATGATGCTAAGCTTTAGCTGGTTAGCAGGATGTAAACCTACAAATGAGGAAATTTTGACCATGCCTGATGAATGGTTTGAAATTAACAGTTATATAAAAATAGGCGAAAACGGGGCAGTAACCCTCTTCAACCCCAACCCTGAATTTGGGCAGAATGTCAAAACTTCTCTACCCATGATTTTGGCAGAGGAATTGGATATAGATTGGAAAAAAGTGTTTGTGGAGCAGGCAGACTTTTATCCTGATCGTTTTGATAGGCAGTTTACAGGAGGCAGTAATAGTGTCCGGTCAAGTTGGAAACCGCTGCGGACGGCAGGTGCCACTGCCAGACAACTGATTATAAACGCAGCATCCCAAACATGGAATGTACCCGTTGAGGAAATAACCACAAGCATGGGAACTGTGGAGCACAAATCCTCTGGCAAGAAAGCAGGATATGGTGAAATGGCCTCATTAGCGGGAACCTTGGATGCTCCGGATCCAGAAACGGTTAATTTAAAAGAAATACCCGATTTCAAGATTATTGGTAAATCCAAAAAGAATGTAGATGGAAATAAGATTGTTACCGGAAAGCCACTTTTCGCTCTAGACCATAAGGTGGAAGGAATGAAGTATGCATCTATTGTACATCCTCCGGCCTTTGGAATGAAGCTAAAGTCATTCGACAAAAATTCAGTCACCTCCCTACCAGGGATTCAAGATGCCTTTGAATTGAAAATTTTTAAGGATGACTATGGCAGAAATTTCTTTGACACCACTACTTTTCCAGTCATTATTGCGATCGTAGGCAATTCCACTTGGGAAGTATTACAAGCAAAGAAAAGTCTAAAAGTCGAATGGGAAAAGGCCTCAGACAGTACCTTCCCTATGGCGGGACGAGGTGGCCAAAACCGGGAAATCAAGGTACTTGGAGGTTTGGAAAACTCCAGTACACATAAAGAGAAAATGGCCGAATACATTTCCAAACCAGGTAATATCCATAGAAAAGATGGCGATCCGGAAACTGCTTTTAAACAGGCATCCAGGATAATTGAAAGGACTTATTCAGCACCATTTTTGGCACATAATACCATGGAGCCCATGAATGCTTTCGCCGATGTCAAAGATGACCAAGCCATCATCTATGCGCCTACCCAAGCTCCTGAATTAATCAGACAAACCCTTTCCAGTAGTTTGGGCTTACCAGTAGAAAATATACAGATCAACCTTGCCAGAATGGGAGGAGGATTTGGACGTAGAGCTTATAGCCACCATCTGACTGAAGCGGCTTTAATCTCTCAGAAAATAAAGGCTCCTGTAAAAATGGTTTATACCAGGGAAGATGATATGACTGCAGGAGTTTATAGACCTACCTATTCGGCAACTTACAGGGCAGCTTTGGATGCGAACAACAATCTTCTTGGTCTTCATGTGAAGGCGGGAGGAATTCCTGAATCTCCCCTACATGCCAATAGGTTTCCTGCAGGAGCGATAGATAATTACCTGGCAGAAAGCTGGCAAATTGATTCCAATATTACCATTGGTGCTTTTAGGGCTCCTAGATCCAACTTTATCGCTGGTGCAGAACAAAGTTTCTTGGATGAGCTGGCGGAAGAAATGGGGAAAGACCCGATCGAATTCCGCTTGGAACTACTCAAAAGAGCTGAGACCAATCCTGTAGGCGAAAGGAATGACTACGACCCCAAGCGATATGCCGGAGTCTTGGAATTGGTACGCGAAAAGTCTAACTGGTCAAATGTGCCATCCGGTATCGCTAGAGGGGTATCTGCTTATTTCTGTCACAATTCCTATGTCGCAGAAGTAGTGGATATTAGTATTAAAAACAAACAGCCTGTAGTTGAAAGTGTATTTGCAGCAGTTGATTGCGGGATTGTAATAAACCCTGATGCAGCTGCCAATATGGGCGAAGGAGCCATAGTAGATGGAATAGGAAATGCCTTCTTTGGTGAAATGACATTTGAGGATGGTGTTCCTACAAAGAGTAATTTCGATAAATACCGTATGATACGGCATAACGAAGCTCCAAAGAAAATTGAAGTACATTTTGTGGAAAATAATGAGGCCCCCACAGGATTGGGAGAACCACTCTTCCCTCCTATCTTTGCGGCATTAGGTAACTCTCTTTACAAAGCAACTGGCAAGCGCTTGTATGAACAGCCTTTTCAACCACAAATATTACAGATTGAGAACCTGAATATGTAG
- a CDS encoding XdhC family protein, translated as MRELEHIYLAYETAKSNKLNCVLATVVHVEGSSYRRAGARMLVDELGQMTGAISGGCLEGDALKKSLHALHQNRNKLITYDTSDESDAIVGAQLGCNGIIQILFEPIDYNNPENPVELLKEVLQNNNNSVLVSLFNLQKNQVQIGTSLLFNIGGKTLGDGRSTEFLQKIKSDAKFAHSAHKSCFRTYRSKKGELQAFFQFVPQPIHLVIVGAGNDAQILASMADSLGWNISVIDGRATHANKERFLGSCQVVVTEPEKALEALDINDNTVFVLMTHNYKYDLAILELLLLRESLLYIGILGPKKKYKRMLEDMAEKGIHPSAEQKNRIYAPIGLDLNSETPAEIALSILSEIQKVLCDSSADHLRDKLNRIHVDEPSEFQLVQLENQ; from the coding sequence ATGAGAGAATTGGAACATATATATCTAGCATATGAAACAGCTAAATCCAATAAATTAAATTGTGTTCTTGCCACCGTGGTTCATGTAGAAGGCTCTTCCTATAGACGTGCCGGAGCAAGAATGTTAGTGGATGAGCTTGGACAAATGACAGGTGCCATCAGTGGAGGTTGCCTTGAGGGGGACGCCTTAAAAAAATCCCTTCATGCGCTCCATCAAAACCGCAATAAACTCATCACCTATGATACAAGTGATGAATCAGATGCCATAGTTGGAGCACAGTTAGGCTGTAACGGGATCATACAGATCCTATTTGAACCGATTGACTATAACAATCCGGAAAACCCTGTTGAACTCTTAAAAGAAGTACTGCAAAACAATAATAATTCGGTACTTGTATCCCTATTTAATCTCCAGAAAAACCAGGTACAGATAGGCACTTCCCTTTTATTTAATATTGGAGGAAAAACCTTAGGAGATGGCAGAAGTACTGAGTTTTTACAAAAGATAAAATCCGATGCAAAATTCGCCCATTCAGCCCATAAATCCTGCTTCAGAACATATCGGTCAAAGAAAGGAGAATTACAGGCTTTCTTCCAGTTTGTTCCACAACCCATCCATCTGGTAATCGTGGGTGCTGGCAATGATGCCCAGATTTTAGCATCTATGGCAGACTCCTTAGGATGGAATATTTCTGTAATTGATGGTCGCGCTACCCATGCAAATAAAGAAAGGTTTCTCGGTTCATGCCAGGTGGTTGTCACAGAGCCAGAAAAAGCATTGGAAGCATTGGATATCAATGATAACACGGTATTTGTCCTAATGACACATAACTACAAATACGACCTTGCCATCCTGGAATTATTGCTACTCAGGGAATCCCTGCTCTATATCGGTATCCTCGGCCCTAAAAAGAAATACAAGCGCATGCTTGAGGATATGGCCGAAAAGGGCATACACCCAAGTGCCGAACAAAAAAACAGGATTTATGCACCAATAGGGTTGGATCTTAATAGTGAAACACCGGCAGAAATAGCACTTTCAATCCTCTCTGAAATCCAAAAAGTCCTTTGTGATTCAAGTGCCGACCATTTGAGGGACAAATTAAACAGGATTCATGTAGATGAGCCCAGTGAATTTCAATTGGTACAATTAGAAAACCAGTAA
- a CDS encoding cysteine desulfurase family protein encodes MNSNTKIYLDYNSTTPCDEKVVEAMLPYFSEKFGNSSSSTHSFGWDAEEAVDIAREQIAELINSKSNQLYFTSGATEAINLALIGTCEALKPKGKHIISCTTEHQAVLSTLQELEKRGFNITLLKVDGNGNLDLDAFQEAIRPETILTCIMYANNETGIIHPIQKIAEIAHAKGVLVMSDITQAVGKIPLDIEGSGIDIATFSAHKIYGPKGIGALYIRNRTLLNISPIHFGGGQERGLRPGTLNVPSIVGFGMACQLCIESMSQESQRLKKLRDKIEQELLTLGDIKINSFNEHRLPHMSNITFKNIEGNKLLRLMGNLAISQGSACSSGTIEPSHVLLSYGHSKEAALSSIRICLGRQTTSQEVEIAIKTIKSTIKNLRKVLI; translated from the coding sequence TTGAACTCAAATACAAAAATTTATCTAGACTACAACTCTACCACTCCATGCGATGAAAAGGTGGTTGAGGCTATGCTTCCCTATTTTAGTGAGAAATTTGGGAATTCATCCAGCTCAACCCATTCTTTTGGATGGGATGCAGAAGAAGCCGTTGACATTGCCAGAGAACAAATAGCAGAACTGATCAATTCAAAAAGCAATCAACTCTATTTCACCTCAGGAGCAACGGAAGCCATCAACTTAGCCCTAATAGGCACCTGTGAAGCCTTAAAACCAAAGGGTAAACATATTATTTCCTGCACTACAGAGCACCAGGCTGTCCTAAGCACATTACAAGAACTTGAAAAAAGAGGCTTCAACATAACCTTATTGAAAGTGGATGGTAATGGAAATTTAGATTTAGATGCATTTCAAGAAGCCATCAGGCCAGAAACTATCTTGACTTGTATCATGTATGCAAATAATGAAACAGGTATTATTCACCCAATCCAAAAAATTGCGGAAATAGCCCATGCTAAAGGTGTTTTGGTCATGAGTGATATTACACAGGCTGTTGGGAAAATACCTTTAGATATAGAAGGTTCAGGGATAGATATTGCGACGTTTTCGGCCCATAAGATTTATGGGCCAAAAGGAATCGGGGCCCTGTATATCCGCAACAGAACTCTACTAAATATATCTCCTATCCATTTTGGAGGAGGCCAAGAAAGGGGATTAAGGCCTGGCACTTTGAATGTTCCTTCAATTGTAGGATTTGGTATGGCATGCCAACTATGTATTGAATCAATGTCACAGGAAAGTCAGCGTCTGAAGAAATTAAGGGATAAGATTGAACAGGAATTATTGACACTTGGTGATATAAAAATCAATTCATTCAACGAACATCGTTTACCCCATATGTCCAATATTACATTTAAAAATATCGAAGGAAATAAATTATTACGGCTAATGGGCAATTTGGCTATCTCACAAGGTTCTGCTTGCAGCTCTGGGACAATAGAACCTTCACACGTTTTGCTAAGCTATGGCCATTCCAAAGAAGCAGCACTATCCTCTATTAGAATATGCTTGGGAAGACAAACCACATCCCAAGAAGTTGAGATAGCAATAAAGACCATTAAATCTACCATCAAAAACTTAAGGAAGGTTTTGATATGA
- a CDS encoding xanthine dehydrogenase family protein molybdopterin-binding subunit translates to MKTASTKINRRSFLKVTSLTGGGMLLSLNWLAACKPSQDESLGMPKEWFQFNGFIKIGENGKVTIMSPNPEGGQNVKTSMPMIVAEELDVDWKNVIVEQADLDTKYFTRQFIGGSQAIRSGYTSLRTAGATARAMLVAAAAKSWNVPADGITVKSSTIYHKASDKSANFGEFASLAATMPVPEEVQLKANNNFTIIGSSKKNVEAKNIVTGKPLFGIDTQCEGMLIAMIIHPPAFGKQLKSFDDSKARKMPGIKDVFRIKPLQDDYKRTFFDTVQFTDLIAIVGNSTWEVLQAKKVIQTEWEIQEAYEEKRDMFGREGTRVVPRGLESTTSQEQAMKKAAKTPRVQRKDGDPETAFKNASKTIERTYTGPFLSHNCMEPMNFFAHVQEDKVICSGPLQKPELTEKALSSRLGIPLENIEIAMTRLGGGYGRRSYAHWLIEAAVISKKVNAPIKLIYTREDDMTGGIYRSRYQATYRAALDENNQLVAFHVNAGGLPENPLYPNRFPAGAVDNYLAEGWDVPSNITTGSFRAPRSNFMACVEQSFLDEVAELAGKDPIDFRLELLEKSKNNPVGERNDYDPDRYAKVLQLVKDKADWSNPTPGISRGVSAYFCHNSYAAQVLDLKLVNGQVQIDKVTNAIDCGIVINPDAAKNLCEGAVVDGIGTAMFGELTFENGVVSKSNFDGYKQIRMGDAPKTIETYFVENGNDPSGLGEPAYPPVFAALANALYQATGNRFYHQPFVHQLNS, encoded by the coding sequence ATGAAAACCGCTAGCACTAAAATCAACCGTCGTTCATTTTTAAAAGTCACTTCGCTCACTGGAGGAGGAATGCTACTCAGCCTAAATTGGCTAGCGGCCTGCAAACCTAGTCAAGATGAGTCTTTGGGGATGCCCAAGGAATGGTTTCAATTTAATGGATTTATTAAAATCGGTGAAAATGGAAAGGTGACTATTATGTCACCAAATCCAGAAGGTGGACAAAACGTAAAAACGTCCATGCCGATGATCGTAGCAGAGGAACTTGATGTGGATTGGAAGAATGTCATTGTAGAACAAGCAGATTTGGATACCAAGTATTTTACAAGACAGTTTATCGGAGGCAGTCAGGCAATCCGATCTGGATATACCAGCCTAAGAACCGCAGGTGCCACAGCACGTGCAATGTTGGTGGCTGCCGCAGCCAAAAGCTGGAATGTTCCCGCAGATGGAATCACGGTGAAATCCAGTACGATCTATCACAAAGCGTCCGATAAATCTGCTAATTTCGGTGAGTTTGCTTCTCTGGCAGCGACGATGCCAGTTCCAGAAGAAGTTCAACTAAAAGCCAACAATAATTTCACTATTATAGGCAGTTCAAAAAAGAATGTCGAAGCAAAAAATATTGTAACCGGAAAACCGCTTTTTGGAATAGACACCCAATGCGAAGGAATGCTAATAGCAATGATCATTCATCCTCCTGCTTTTGGGAAGCAACTAAAATCCTTTGACGATTCCAAGGCCAGAAAAATGCCAGGAATAAAGGATGTTTTTCGAATCAAACCACTTCAAGACGATTACAAAAGAACGTTTTTTGATACCGTTCAATTCACAGACCTAATTGCCATAGTAGGCAACAGCACTTGGGAAGTACTTCAGGCAAAGAAAGTAATCCAGACGGAATGGGAAATTCAGGAAGCCTATGAGGAAAAACGTGATATGTTCGGAAGGGAAGGAACCAGGGTGGTACCAAGGGGATTAGAAAGCACCACTTCCCAAGAGCAAGCAATGAAAAAGGCAGCTAAAACCCCTCGGGTTCAAAGAAAAGATGGGGATCCAGAAACTGCATTCAAGAACGCATCAAAGACTATAGAGAGGACTTACACAGGTCCCTTTTTATCACATAATTGCATGGAACCGATGAATTTCTTTGCCCATGTCCAAGAAGACAAAGTAATCTGCTCCGGTCCTTTGCAAAAACCAGAATTGACAGAAAAGGCACTCTCTTCCAGATTGGGAATCCCCCTTGAAAACATAGAAATTGCTATGACCAGGCTAGGTGGTGGCTATGGACGAAGATCATATGCACACTGGTTAATCGAGGCCGCTGTCATTTCGAAAAAGGTAAATGCGCCAATCAAGCTGATATACACTAGGGAAGATGATATGACAGGCGGTATCTATCGCTCTCGCTACCAGGCAACCTATCGGGCTGCACTGGATGAAAACAATCAATTAGTCGCCTTCCATGTAAATGCCGGTGGACTTCCCGAGAATCCATTATATCCAAATAGGTTTCCTGCCGGAGCTGTGGACAACTATCTGGCAGAAGGTTGGGATGTACCATCCAATATCACTACAGGTTCATTCCGAGCACCTCGTTCCAATTTCATGGCTTGTGTCGAACAATCATTTTTGGATGAAGTGGCCGAGTTGGCAGGAAAAGACCCCATTGATTTCCGTTTGGAACTATTGGAAAAATCAAAGAATAATCCTGTCGGTGAAAGAAATGACTATGACCCTGATCGCTATGCAAAAGTACTCCAACTTGTAAAGGACAAAGCTGATTGGTCCAACCCAACTCCAGGGATATCCAGAGGAGTTTCAGCTTATTTCTGTCACAATAGCTATGCGGCCCAAGTTTTGGATTTGAAGCTGGTAAATGGACAGGTCCAAATAGACAAGGTGACCAATGCCATTGATTGTGGAATTGTCATCAATCCTGACGCTGCCAAAAATCTCTGTGAAGGAGCTGTAGTGGATGGGATAGGAACTGCCATGTTTGGTGAGCTGACATTTGAGAATGGAGTGGTGTCCAAATCCAATTTTGACGGATACAAGCAGATTCGAATGGGAGATGCGCCTAAAACCATTGAAACCTATTTCGTAGAAAATGGGAATGATCCTTCGGGGCTTGGAGAACCTGCATACCCTCCTGTTTTTGCAGCCTTAGCCAATGCGCTATATCAAGCCACAGGAAATCGGTTTTACCATCAACCATTTGTCCATCAACTGAACAGTTAA
- a CDS encoding MoaD/ThiS family protein, giving the protein MDITIKYFGAVAEQAGTSTEFLTLSQAEIELDDFKALCFKKYNITNMGSVKTAINRELKETGYIKSGDEVAFLPPFAGG; this is encoded by the coding sequence ATGGATATAACTATTAAATACTTTGGTGCTGTAGCAGAACAGGCCGGTACATCTACAGAATTCCTAACTCTCTCTCAAGCGGAGATTGAATTGGACGATTTCAAAGCCTTATGTTTTAAGAAATACAATATAACCAATATGGGCTCCGTCAAAACGGCTATCAATCGTGAACTAAAGGAAACTGGGTATATCAAAAGTGGGGATGAGGTGGCGTTTTTACCGCCATTTGCCGGTGGATAA
- a CDS encoding flavodoxin family protein — MRFFLLFIFLFGSLSCTSQTQTEIDANAVETTPDKILIVYLTRTKNTKAVAKMIEAKVGGTLVSLELETPYPEDYEAIVAQVAVENETGTLPPLKTKVDLSRYETIFVGFPTWGMQLPPPMKTFLNENDLSGKTVIPFNTNAGYGIGSSFETVAELCSESTILEGYSTRGGIERNGVLFVMEGEKEVEVKKEVHDWLTNLGF, encoded by the coding sequence ATGAGATTCTTCCTTCTGTTCATTTTCCTTTTTGGCTCCCTGAGTTGTACCAGCCAGACCCAAACAGAGATCGATGCCAATGCGGTGGAAACAACCCCGGACAAAATCCTCATCGTGTATCTCACACGCACTAAAAACACGAAAGCTGTGGCAAAGATGATTGAGGCAAAAGTGGGAGGCACTTTGGTAAGTCTGGAATTGGAGACTCCCTACCCTGAGGATTATGAAGCCATTGTCGCACAGGTTGCAGTGGAAAATGAGACCGGAACACTACCTCCCTTAAAGACCAAAGTTGACCTTTCCCGATACGAAACCATCTTTGTTGGCTTTCCGACTTGGGGCATGCAGCTACCGCCACCGATGAAAACATTCCTAAATGAAAATGATCTCAGTGGGAAAACCGTCATTCCCTTTAATACCAATGCAGGTTACGGAATCGGAAGCAGCTTTGAGACGGTAGCCGAACTCTGCTCGGAAAGCACTATCCTGGAAGGTTACTCTACAAGGGGCGGAATCGAACGCAACGGAGTGTTATTTGTCATGGAAGGAGAAAAAGAGGTGGAAGTGAAAAAAGAAGTCCATGATTGGTTGACCAATTTAGGGTTTTAG
- a CDS encoding nuclear transport factor 2 family protein, with translation MKIVKKQLFILTLIILSATYSFAQSSTEQEIKKLSMDKWQWMADKDVAKLEKLFDDKAKFVHMSGSWRKDRELEIIESGSIWYKNADVHDTALEISGNTAVVWNRITLTAFVRGSDVTTEFTVTEVYQKQKKEWKMLALTFSSVRDTHEIEH, from the coding sequence ATGAAAATCGTGAAAAAGCAACTATTTATATTGACCCTCATTATTCTGAGCGCTACTTACTCTTTTGCCCAATCTTCCACTGAGCAGGAAATCAAAAAGCTCTCCATGGACAAGTGGCAATGGATGGCTGATAAAGATGTGGCGAAACTGGAAAAGCTCTTTGACGACAAGGCCAAATTTGTCCACATGAGTGGAAGCTGGAGAAAAGACCGCGAGCTGGAAATCATCGAATCCGGAAGTATATGGTATAAAAATGCAGATGTGCATGACACGGCCCTTGAGATTTCAGGAAATACTGCAGTGGTATGGAACCGAATCACCTTGACTGCTTTCGTAAGAGGCAGCGATGTAACCACTGAGTTTACGGTAACCGAAGTCTACCAAAAGCAGAAAAAAGAATGGAAAATGCTGGCCTTGACATTCAGCAGCGTAAGGGACACTCACGAAATCGAACATTAA
- a CDS encoding (2Fe-2S)-binding protein, with protein sequence MAQYNLNINGKTHQVDVDPNTPLLWVLRDHLDLVGTKFGCGIAQCGACTVHVEGNAIRSCSYPVSAIEDKKVVTIEGLSEKGDHPVQKAWLEHDVPQCGYCQSGQIMTAVSLLNQNSNPTDEEISQAMNGNICRCGTYTRIKAAIKTASKSI encoded by the coding sequence ATGGCACAGTATAACTTAAACATCAATGGCAAAACTCACCAAGTAGACGTAGATCCTAACACACCTCTATTGTGGGTATTGAGAGATCATTTGGATTTAGTGGGTACCAAATTCGGCTGTGGAATAGCCCAGTGTGGAGCCTGTACGGTACATGTAGAGGGTAATGCGATAAGATCCTGCTCCTACCCAGTAAGCGCGATAGAAGACAAAAAAGTTGTTACTATAGAGGGCTTGTCTGAAAAGGGAGATCATCCAGTGCAAAAAGCTTGGCTCGAACATGATGTCCCACAATGTGGTTATTGCCAATCAGGACAAATAATGACTGCAGTATCCCTTTTAAATCAAAACTCCAATCCGACAGATGAGGAAATTTCTCAAGCCATGAACGGTAATATCTGTCGCTGTGGTACTTATACCCGAATTAAGGCCGCCATTAAAACAGCTTCAAAATCAATTTAA
- a CDS encoding sensor histidine kinase, translating to MKNSFISRPAFYALHFLFWLCYGAILYAALSGWIYSSEQLWGAVISDVLTSSSIAYLNYYVLLPRLYRKGKYSAYILASIGIVVGIVLLRVNLLGMSHRSVTYTYFIRSVPAIGFYLITTVIWFFANMISAQRKEIELRNSQLASELKFLKLQLSPHFLFNTLNNIYSMAYFKEHNTASAIMKLSEMMRHMLYEDQGRFISLNREIVFMENFIELWRLKLDEKPIIVFKHEGVKDRHRIAHLIFLVFLENAFKHGNTMDGRIDIKLEIDAKENLHFYIKNDIIDARKTAEQESGVGLSNVKKRLNLIYPGKHELILDQDATSFEVKLTIDLK from the coding sequence ATGAAAAATAGTTTCATATCGCGTCCGGCATTCTATGCGCTCCATTTCCTTTTCTGGCTGTGTTATGGGGCTATTTTATACGCTGCCCTCAGTGGTTGGATATATTCTTCTGAGCAACTTTGGGGCGCAGTGATCTCTGATGTATTGACTTCTTCGTCCATCGCTTACTTGAATTATTATGTCCTGTTGCCGAGGCTTTATAGAAAAGGAAAGTACAGCGCTTATATTTTGGCATCCATTGGAATAGTGGTGGGCATTGTACTTTTACGGGTAAATCTTCTCGGAATGTCCCACCGCTCCGTTACTTATACTTATTTTATCAGGTCGGTTCCGGCTATTGGTTTTTACCTTATCACCACGGTCATTTGGTTTTTTGCCAATATGATCTCGGCGCAGAGAAAAGAAATAGAACTTCGAAACAGTCAGTTGGCCTCAGAGTTGAAGTTTCTGAAGCTTCAGTTGAGCCCTCATTTCCTGTTCAATACATTGAATAATATTTATTCGATGGCTTATTTCAAAGAACATAATACTGCATCGGCGATTATGAAGCTTTCCGAAATGATGCGTCATATGTTATATGAGGACCAAGGAAGGTTTATTTCGCTTAATAGGGAGATTGTTTTTATGGAAAATTTCATTGAGCTGTGGAGGTTAAAGCTGGATGAAAAACCGATAATTGTTTTTAAGCATGAAGGAGTCAAAGACAGACATAGAATCGCTCATTTGATCTTCCTGGTTTTTCTCGAAAACGCCTTTAAACATGGAAACACCATGGACGGGAGAATAGATATTAAGCTTGAAATAGATGCAAAAGAGAATCTTCACTTTTATATTAAGAATGATATAATTGATGCTCGTAAGACTGCAGAACAGGAAAGTGGGGTAGGATTGTCAAATGTGAAAAAAAGATTGAACCTAATTTATCCAGGAAAGCATGAGCTGATCTTGGATCAGGACGCTACTTCCTTTGAAGTTAAACTAACCATAGATTTAAAATGA
- a CDS encoding nuclear transport factor 2 family protein, protein MLKTIIGCFLLFLATGISYAQDETSKQEIIELSKTKWQWMADKEADKLAELFDEKAVFVHMGGSWGKEQEVNIIRSGGIWYKKADIHEVSVEIIDNTAILLNRITLIAEVGGNEVTNPFEVTEVYIKKAEGWKLGSLSFTKLMGFGDQ, encoded by the coding sequence ATGCTAAAGACAATTATTGGATGCTTCCTTCTCTTCTTAGCCACAGGAATTAGCTATGCGCAAGACGAGACGAGCAAACAAGAAATCATCGAGCTATCCAAAACCAAATGGCAGTGGATGGCAGACAAGGAAGCTGATAAACTCGCCGAGCTTTTTGACGAAAAAGCTGTTTTCGTCCACATGGGCGGTTCCTGGGGCAAGGAACAAGAAGTGAACATTATCCGCAGTGGTGGGATTTGGTATAAAAAAGCCGATATCCACGAAGTATCCGTGGAGATCATCGATAACACCGCCATCTTGCTGAACCGCATCACCTTGATAGCCGAAGTGGGAGGAAACGAAGTGACCAATCCATTTGAGGTCACGGAAGTGTATATCAAAAAAGCTGAAGGATGGAAGCTCGGGTCTCTCTCCTTCACCAAACTGATGGGATTCGGGGACCAATAA